In the Leptospira sp. WS4.C2 genome, one interval contains:
- a CDS encoding RNA-binding protein → MSVNIYVGNLSYDMTEGKLTELFGAHGAVTSAKIITDQYSGRSKGFGFIEMKDGKEADNAIKDLNGKNILNREMKVNIAKPKTNNWR, encoded by the coding sequence TCAGTAAACATTTATGTTGGCAACCTCTCTTACGATATGACTGAAGGTAAACTCACTGAGCTTTTCGGAGCACACGGTGCAGTAACTTCTGCAAAAATCATCACTGACCAGTATTCTGGTCGTTCTAAAGGTTTCGGATTCATCGAAATGAAAGATGGAAAAGAAGCTGATAACGCGATCAAAGATCTTAACGGAAAAAACATCCTTAACCGTGAGATGAAAGTAAACATCGCAAAACCTAAAACTAACAACTGGAGATAA
- a CDS encoding AbrB/MazE/SpoVT family DNA-binding domain-containing protein, which yields MGKVTVSPKFQVVIPKEIREQIGVKAGMKLEIITFGNRIELIPIEPIKKLKGSLFGMDPKLERDGDRI from the coding sequence ATGGGAAAAGTAACCGTCTCACCAAAATTTCAAGTAGTCATTCCAAAAGAAATTCGCGAACAAATCGGTGTCAAAGCTGGGATGAAACTCGAAATCATAACCTTTGGGAATCGTATTGAGTTAATTCCCATAGAACCCATTAAAAAACTAAAAGGTTCGTTATTCGGGATGGATCCAAAATTAGAAAGGGATGGAGATCGGATTTGA
- a CDS encoding type II toxin-antitoxin system VapC family toxin, which yields MNVVDSSGWLEYFSGTSRANLFAEAIEKTEILIVPSLSLFEIFKKVYKERGEDLALKMVAHMQLGTVVNLDSRISIYAAKISVEKSIPMADSIIYATAQLNKATLWTQDNDFRGLPGVKFFEKKN from the coding sequence TTGAATGTCGTTGATTCCTCCGGGTGGTTAGAATATTTCAGTGGAACGAGTCGAGCCAATCTATTTGCTGAAGCCATTGAAAAAACAGAAATCTTAATTGTCCCCAGTTTGTCCTTATTTGAAATCTTCAAAAAAGTTTATAAAGAACGAGGTGAGGACCTTGCTCTGAAAATGGTTGCTCATATGCAACTCGGCACGGTCGTCAATTTAGATTCTAGAATATCAATCTATGCCGCAAAGATCAGTGTGGAAAAATCAATACCTATGGCAGATAGTATCATTTATGCAACGGCCCAACTGAACAAAGCAACTCTGTGGACTCAAGATAATGATTTTCGAGGATTGCCAGGAGTGAAGTTTTTCGAAAAGAAAAACTGA
- a CDS encoding ATP-binding protein, producing MESKNLQGQETEPNSIKEKNTLLALRGIPGSGKTTLAKTLSSSNGAAVFSIDSYFENESGEYNFEYQKNHLAYKECESKTKEALQEGIPFVIVDNTFALDWELEPYERLANEFGYLFFVVTVENRHGGKNIHQIPEEQIEKMKAKYRVIL from the coding sequence ATGGAATCTAAGAATTTGCAAGGCCAGGAAACAGAGCCAAACAGTATTAAGGAAAAAAACACACTCCTTGCCTTAAGAGGAATTCCCGGATCGGGAAAAACTACCTTAGCAAAAACTCTTTCTTCATCCAATGGAGCAGCTGTGTTTTCCATTGATTCCTATTTTGAAAATGAATCTGGAGAATATAACTTTGAGTATCAAAAAAATCACCTGGCCTACAAAGAATGTGAATCAAAAACCAAAGAGGCTTTGCAAGAGGGAATTCCTTTTGTCATCGTTGACAATACCTTTGCTTTAGATTGGGAACTAGAACCTTACGAACGATTGGCGAATGAATTTGGATATTTATTTTTTGTGGTCACTGTCGAAAACAGGCATGGCGGAAAAAATATACATCAGATCCCAGAGGAACAGATAGAAAAGATGAAGGCGAAGTATCGGGTGATTTTGTAA